ATCGTCGCCCTCCGATAGGCACGCATGCTGCTTTGCAGCCCATAGTAGGCCTGCCATACCGCCAGCAATACCCGATGCGTCTGGTCGCGTGTCTGCGCGCGTGCGACACGGTACGTGGCCCGCTGCTGTTCGATACGATAAGTGTTCGCAAAGTTGATATTGAAAGGCACGTTGACCTGAAGTCCGACAGAAAAGTTGTTCTCATCGGGGCCATGGGGAAACTCGTCGTTGCCCGCGCTCCCAAGAAGGGAGACCGACGGAAGCGCCTGGGCGGCGGCCTGACGGATCGCTTGGTGCGCCTCTTGCGCAAGGGCGAGGTCGGCGAGCAGTGACGGGTTGTGGGCGAGCGCCGCCTGAAGCCAGTGTCGTATGGTGTCAGGAATCGGGCCTGTGGGGGCCGGCAGGGAAACGACGCTCAGCGGGGTGCCCACGGGCAGCCCGGCGGCCTGCGCGAGTTCACCGCGGCGCACGCGTTCGAGCCCCCTGGCCTCGGACAGGCTGGCGCGTGCCTGCGCCCATAGGGTTTTGGCGAGATCGAGATCGGTTATGGGCTTTAGGTGGGCCTGATACAGGCGGCGGGCGGCGATATAGACGCGCCGGGCCTCTCGGACATCGTAACGGTAAATCGCAACGTCCTGGTGGGCTTCGGCTAGGTCATAGTAGCGATCGGCCACCGCCAGGGCAATTTGCTGAATGGTATCGTCGACGTTATAGCGTGCCGCGAGGAAGGCGGCCCGCGCCTTCGCCACATAGGCACGGCGGTATCCGAAATGAAACAGCACCTCGTCGAGAGACAAGGTGCTGTATAGCCCGTTTGCCGGGCCCACGGAGGCCGCGGTTCCACGTACGATGGTGGCGCTGCGTTGCGCCGCGAAGACGCCATTTACGGACGGGAGCCAGACACTCTTGGCCACGCCGAGCGCCGCGGCCTCGGCGCGCCATTCTTGCCAGGCGATGGCTGTGCGCGGATTGTGGCGCAGGGCCCAGGCGGTGAGGGCGGGCAGGGAGCGCAAATCGGCCAACAGGGCGCGCGGGGGTCGCTTGGGTATGCGCATCCGCGGCAGGTGATGGCGCCCCGGGCTGTAGGTCCCGGGCGGCGCTATGCGGGTCATGAGCCCCCACGGGTCATCGAGGATACCGGGGGTGACGGATCGCCCGTGGGCGGCGGCCGAGCCGGCACCGGTCATGACCAGCGAGGCGAGTACGAGCGCGTATCCCACGCGGCGCGGCCCTTGGGGCCTTTGAGCCCGATCCCCCGGGATGCGCATGCGCTCAGGCATCGGTGGCAAGCTGTACCTCGTCCTGCCGATAGCTGTCCCGGGAGACGGCCGTGAGAACGCCCTGATCGAGGCGATAGATATGATCGCACTGGGCGATCGTTTCCCGCCTGTGGGCGATATGGATACGCGTCACTCCAAGGGCGCGCAGGTGGTCGTTGACCGTCTGCTCGCGAAGGGTATCGAGATGGCTCGTGGCCTCATCCAGGATCAAGAGCCGCGGACACCGCAAGAGGGTGCGCGCGAGTAATATGCGTTGTTTTTGCCCGTCGGACAGCACCGATCCCATGTCGCCGACGAGGGTCTCATAGCCCATGGGCATGGCGATGACATCGTCGTGGATGGCGGCCTGCTGGCAGGCCGTGACAATATCGTCGAGAGACGCGTCGGGGTATCCAAAGGCGATGTTGTCGGCGATGGTGCCGGCAAACAGGGGATCGGACTGCAATACGCAGCCGACCATGCGGCGGTAGCGGGCGAGACCCAATTGGCGAATGTCGATGCCACCGAGCAAGATCTCGCCGGCGGTGGGTGTCATCAAGCCGAGCAGCAGCTTGGCCAGGGTGGACTTGCCGCTGCCCGAGAGGCCTACGATCGCCACCGCGCTTCCGGGCTCGACGGTGAGGTCGATGTGACGCAGGATCCAGGGGTCGGACTGCGCGTAGCGAAACGCAAGCCCGCTGACTGTGAGCCGCGGGCCCGGATCGGGTCCGGCATAGGCGCCCTCGATGGCCTCTTCGGGCGGTGTCAAGGCAAGGTCGGCCAAGCGTTCGCCGTAGAGACGCAGCATCCGGAACTCCATGACGATGTTCACGAGTGTGTCGCCGCGGGTGAGGAATTGGCTCGCGAAAAGCGAGTAGGTCACGAGCATGCCCACCGTGAACGCCCCGCGCATGACCATGAGCGCCGCGATCCAGATGACCACCACGTGCCCCACGCCCATCAGAAACTGCTGGCTGGCGTGGGACAGCGCGCTCAATTGCTGGACGCGGACATCCTCGTTCGTGGAGTCGACGACGAGGTGGGCAAATTGCGCGGCTCGCCGGCCCTCGCCGTTGAAGAGCTTTATGGATCGAGTGCCGCGCAGGGATTCCAGTAGATAGGTCTGTTGTCTTGCGAGGGCGTGGATATGGCGCTCGGTGGCGTCCCGTAGCGGCTGATACATCACCCAGCGCGCGGTGAGATAGAGCAGGAATACGGTCAACACGAGAATCGTAAGATTCACGCTATAGACGGCGAGGACGACGACGATGGCCACGGCCATGACACCGTCGAGAAGCGCCGACACCGAATGGGTCGTGATCGTTTTCTGGATATTACGGATGGCGTCATAGCGCGATACGATGTCGCCGATGTGGCGTTTCTCGTAGAACGTCTGCGGCAACCGCATCATATGGGAAAACAGGTTGGTGGCCCATTGCGACCCGACGATGGCATTGACGTGAATGACGACCCACGAGCGCGCCATGGAAAAGAGCGCGGAAAAGATCGTGACGGCGATATAGGCAACGCCCAGCAACGTGAGTAGGTGGTGGTCATTGATGACCAGGACACGGTCAATGAGCCACTGCATGAAAAACGGCCCCAGGAGGCCCAGGATCTCCAAGGTCGAGGACAGCGCCAGGACGCGTGCGATAGCGCCTCCAAGCCCGCGGGTCGGCCCGATCAGGGTGCGCCAGGAGACCGGGGTCTTGTGTGTCGCCGGACGGAAGTCTGGGGCGGGAACGAGTTCCAGGGCGATTCCGGTGAAGGCGTTCGAGATCTCCGATTGCGATACGAAGCGGGCCCCGCGCGCGGGGTCACGGATGACGGCGCCCCGCTTGGTGAGTCGTTCGAGCACCACGTAGTGATTCATCTCCCAATGAAGGATGCAGGGCAACCGCAGGTGATGGAAATCCGAAGGCTCGATGCGTAGGGCGCGGGCATCGAGATGGCAGTCCCTCGCCATCTGCATCAGGCGCCCAAGACCCGTGCCCTTCAGAGAGACCCCAAAGCGCCGGCGCATGGTGGCGATATCACTCTGATAACCGTGGAAGGCCGCGACCATGACCAGACACGCCAGGCCGCATTCCGAGATCTCGGACTGAAGGATGGTCGGCATCGGTCGCCGGAACCCAAGGCGCAGATGACCGGCAAGCTCGGCGGGTCTCATGACCGCGGCCCTGGTGGCGGGGGTATGACTTTAGCCGGTGCCGCGATCGCGACGGTGCGGGTGGCGGGGGGCGGACGATGCGCCGCTTTGTGATCGGTCTGGAGAGGGCCATAGATGGGGTCGATGGCCCACTGGAAGAGGCGTTGGCGGCTTAGGGGGATTTCGGCCGTGACCGGCATCCCCGGGCGTAGAGGGCGCCGCTGTCCGTTGACCGTGATGACGGTGCGCCGCAACGCCACTTGCACGGGATAAAGGGGGCTGGCATTCGGGTGCCAGGCGATGCGCCGTGATTCGCTGCGTGTGAGCGCGCTATAGGACACACTCCTTACGGTACCGTGAAAGGCGCCAAACTCCTGGTATGGAAATGCCGCATAGTGCAGGAGAACTGGTGATCCGGGATGCAGGAAAGAGACCGCCGTGGCGGGCACCAGGAGCCGGGCCATGAGTGCGTCATGGCGGCCGACGATGGTCAGCAGCGTACGGCCTTTGGTCACCGCCTGTCCGACATGGACGGCGAGGTTGGCGATCACACCGCTACGGGGCGCGAGCACCGTGAGAGTATGGTTGGCGAAAGCCTGTGCCATGGCGCGACGGATCGCCTGGAGGTGCGCTTCGGTGCGCGACTCATGGCGTGCGCGGGTAAGCGGCAAGGCCATGAGCTCATGGCGTGTCGCACGCAGTTTGTCGGCGAGCGCCTGGCGCTCACGTGCCACGTGCGCCCATTGGGCGTGGGCATTCAACACCGCGAGGCGCTGTTGCTCGAGGATAGGGTCAGACACCAGGCCGCGGGCCTGGACGCTCAGGAAATCCTTCAGGACGCGCCTGGTATCGACGATGTCCTGGGCGCGGATACGCAGCTCGCGGCTGGTTTGCGCGTACTGCGCGCGCAGGTCCTGAAGGCGGTCCTGCAGGGTCTTGCGCTGTATGATTGCAAGCGACGCGTCGCGCTGAATATCGCGGGTCAGTAGGCGGCGTTCGTCGACCAGTGAATCCCGGATGATCCGGTCGACGGGGCCGAGCGCTGGGCTGAACGGTCTTTGCGAGACGGTCAATAGCGGCCGCCCAGCGGTGACGTCCTGACCCAGGTGGACCATGAGATGCGTGGCGGTCCCGGTGAGCGGTGCGCGAATAGACAACACTCCACCACGAGGCACCAAGGTACCGCGCGCCTTCAAGTGGCTGGTATAGCGCCCGAAAACGAGGAACGCCACAAGGGTCAGGGCAAAAAGGGCCGCCGACCAAGCCAATAGGCGATGACTTGCCGGAGCACGCACCGTGATCGTGCCGATCCAGGACGATTCGACGCGGGTTCGCGCCTGCCGACGATAAAGGGGAGGAGGGGCATTTGCGGGAGTCATGCGTTATGTGCGCACCGACGGCTCCGGGGGTGAGATTGAACCGGCCCGCCATGGGCGCATTTCGAGTCGTGCATTCGTCTATGACGGGTTGCTAAGGATCGCGCGACGCTTGGCCTCGCGTCCGAAGCTCAGGTATCGGCGGTGGATGTGCGGCGCGCGCCGCGTGGCGACGGCCTGTGATCCTCCGCCGAGCCAAGAGTGGAGACGCAAGCCGCCCTCCGCTGGCAGCTTGCGTTGCCGGCCGCACCCTCGCTGGCGTGCGGCCGGCCAGTGCTACACGTCCCTGTTCAGAGTTTTCCGAGCACGCCGCCGACGGCAGTACCGACCAGCGAGAGCGTGGGAGTGACGATACCCGTGGTGCTGACGCCCACGCCTACGATCGGCATGCCGACCGCATCAACGCTGACGCCAACACTCGCGCCCCCCGATACCTGGGCGATCTCTTCCTGGCTGAGTTCTCTGATGGAATGCGTGTTGTCCATGAATAGCTCCTTGCATTGATTGCTGACATTGTCCGTGTCTATATGGATGGATCGATTACTACGCAGACGATGGAATAATCGCCTGTGGTTTTTTTAACACCGCATCAAAGGGGCTGTCAATGCCGGGCGAGCGTCTAATGGGATGGGTGGCCCGTTGCGCCGGACATGCGGTCTTGGGCATGGTGCGACCGGTGGCCGTTGCGGATGTTCAAGACATTGCGCAGACCGCGCGCGATGCGCGATATGCCGATCGTTTTGAGCGGCATGTTGTCGAATGGCCGCCCCTCCCGGTTGGTGTGCGAAGGAGAAACTCCGGATGTGGCCGAGCACCTGATGTGATGATGTGGATGACGTCGCGATGCATGGTGACAGCGGTGGCGCATCGGGGCGCAAGGGGTTCGGCATACGGAGAAGGGGCGATTTCGCCAAAGGCATGGCAAACGGCAGGCCAAAGGTTTGGCGAGAGCCGCGCGGCGCCGGTTGCGGCTTTGCGGCCGAGGGTTTTTGCGATCCGATCGCTCTCGGCCTGGTGGCGCGCCAGCCGCTCTTCGGGGGTGAGACCCTCGGCTTTGATGTGCGCCTCGGTACTATAGACCTCGCGTAAAGTCTCGAGCACGAAGCGCGCCTGGTCCGGGAAGGCCTCGATCAGTTCGACCGACTTACGCCGGGCGTGCGCGAGACACGAGGACATCACCGTATCGAAGCCCTCGGGGGCGTTGCGCGACAGGCCATCGCACATCTGGATCGGGGCCGGCAGGTCGGCCGCGCGGTGGCGTAACACCACCGCCAGATTCTCGCCGGCGTGGCGGACGCCGGTGAAGAAGAGCGCGATCTGGCCTCCCTCCCCAGTGGCGACTAAGCCGCCAAGGTGGCTTACGCGCCTTTTACAGCTCGCCCGCCTGAAACACAACGCCACGCTCGAGGATCTTGCCACGGGCGCTGCCCGCGGTCTCGAGCGGGTGCTCGTGGGGCGTCTGGCGTCCTGCGACTGGATTCGTCACGGCCAGGCGGTGATCGTGACCGGGGCGACCGGCACCGGCAAGACGTGGTTTGCCTGCGCGCTCGGGCATCAGGCCTGCCGATCGGGGCTCACCGTGCGCTATCTGCGTGTGCCCCGGCTCTTCGACGAATTGCGCATCAGCCACGGGGACGGGAGCTTCCCGCGGCGCCTCGCGCAGCTTGCCAAGACCGATCTGCTCATCTTGGACGATTGGGGTCTGAAACCGCTGACCGCCCCTGATCGCAACGATCTCCTGGAGATCCTGGACGACCGGGCCGGGGTGCGCGCCACGCTCCTCACAAGCCAGATGCCGGTCACCCATTGGCATGAGTATCTGGGCGATCCGCAGCTGGCCGACGCCATCCTCGATCGCATCGTCCACAGCGCCCACAAGGTCGAGTTGAAGGGCGAATCGATGCGCAAGGTCCGCGCCCCATTGACGGCTCGTGATCAGATCGCTTAAAACATCACCCACCAGCGCATCACGTCAAAACCAGGTGACCACAATCGCCAGAATACGCGCGCTCTTCCGAGGGATATTTACAGGATTGGCCCGTAGGGCTTTCGCATACCCAGTGCGAATGTGGTCGGGAGCGTGGTGCTGGCTATTGGTTGTACGTCGTCGAACAGGCGATTGATTCCGCGAACGCTCGAATACTCAAGATACAGGATCTCGTTGGCCGTGCGCGGACGTTCACCTTCGACCGGGGCTGGTG
The DNA window shown above is from Acidiferrobacter sp. SPIII_3 and carries:
- a CDS encoding IS66 family transposase yields the protein MVLRHRAADLPAPIQMCDGLSRNAPEGFDTVMSSCLAHARRKSVELIEAFPDQARFVLETLREVYSTEAHIKAEGLTPEERLARHQAESDRIAKTLGRKAATGAARLSPNLWPAVCHAFGEIAPSPYAEPLAPRCATAVTMHRDVIHIITSGARPHPEFLLRTPTGRGGHSTTCRSKRSAYRASRAVCAMS
- a CDS encoding peptidase domain-containing ABC transporter, with protein sequence MRPAELAGHLRLGFRRPMPTILQSEISECGLACLVMVAAFHGYQSDIATMRRRFGVSLKGTGLGRLMQMARDCHLDARALRIEPSDFHHLRLPCILHWEMNHYVVLERLTKRGAVIRDPARGARFVSQSEISNAFTGIALELVPAPDFRPATHKTPVSWRTLIGPTRGLGGAIARVLALSSTLEILGLLGPFFMQWLIDRVLVINDHHLLTLLGVAYIAVTIFSALFSMARSWVVIHVNAIVGSQWATNLFSHMMRLPQTFYEKRHIGDIVSRYDAIRNIQKTITTHSVSALLDGVMAVAIVVVLAVYSVNLTILVLTVFLLYLTARWVMYQPLRDATERHIHALARQQTYLLESLRGTRSIKLFNGEGRRAAQFAHLVVDSTNEDVRVQQLSALSHASQQFLMGVGHVVVIWIAALMVMRGAFTVGMLVTYSLFASQFLTRGDTLVNIVMEFRMLRLYGERLADLALTPPEEAIEGAYAGPDPGPRLTVSGLAFRYAQSDPWILRHIDLTVEPGSAVAIVGLSGSGKSTLAKLLLGLMTPTAGEILLGGIDIRQLGLARYRRMVGCVLQSDPLFAGTIADNIAFGYPDASLDDIVTACQQAAIHDDVIAMPMGYETLVGDMGSVLSDGQKQRILLARTLLRCPRLLILDEATSHLDTLREQTVNDHLRALGVTRIHIAHRRETIAQCDHIYRLDQGVLTAVSRDSYRQDEVQLATDA
- a CDS encoding HlyD family secretion protein, which gives rise to MTPANAPPPLYRRQARTRVESSWIGTITVRAPASHRLLAWSAALFALTLVAFLVFGRYTSHLKARGTLVPRGGVLSIRAPLTGTATHLMVHLGQDVTAGRPLLTVSQRPFSPALGPVDRIIRDSLVDERRLLTRDIQRDASLAIIQRKTLQDRLQDLRAQYAQTSRELRIRAQDIVDTRRVLKDFLSVQARGLVSDPILEQQRLAVLNAHAQWAHVARERQALADKLRATRHELMALPLTRARHESRTEAHLQAIRRAMAQAFANHTLTVLAPRSGVIANLAVHVGQAVTKGRTLLTIVGRHDALMARLLVPATAVSFLHPGSPVLLHYAAFPYQEFGAFHGTVRSVSYSALTRSESRRIAWHPNASPLYPVQVALRRTVITVNGQRRPLRPGMPVTAEIPLSRQRLFQWAIDPIYGPLQTDHKAAHRPPPATRTVAIAAPAKVIPPPPGPRS
- a CDS encoding TolC family protein — its product is MPERMRIPGDRAQRPQGPRRVGYALVLASLVMTGAGSAAAHGRSVTPGILDDPWGLMTRIAPPGTYSPGRHHLPRMRIPKRPPRALLADLRSLPALTAWALRHNPRTAIAWQEWRAEAAALGVAKSVWLPSVNGVFAAQRSATIVRGTAASVGPANGLYSTLSLDEVLFHFGYRRAYVAKARAAFLAARYNVDDTIQQIALAVADRYYDLAEAHQDVAIYRYDVREARRVYIAARRLYQAHLKPITDLDLAKTLWAQARASLSEARGLERVRRGELAQAAGLPVGTPLSVVSLPAPTGPIPDTIRHWLQAALAHNPSLLADLALAQEAHQAIRQAAAQALPSVSLLGSAGNDEFPHGPDENNFSVGLQVNVPFNINFANTYRIEQQRATYRVARAQTRDQTHRVLLAVWQAYYGLQSSMRAYRRATIATISARRALSGIGTQYRIGLANMLDLTSAESDLVASRITQLRALTDYYRYRAALFRDSAMIPRAAPRLHRPR
- a CDS encoding Blp family class II bacteriocin, which codes for MDNTHSIRELSQEEIAQVSGGASVGVSVDAVGMPIVGVGVSTTGIVTPTLSLVGTAVGGVLGKL